Sequence from the Clostridium saccharobutylicum DSM 13864 genome:
CACCCTCAATATATGGAGCGCGGCTTGTTCTAGAGGTGATGAACCATATACTTTAGCTATAATACTAAATGAGATGTTAGATAAACCAGAAAAATGGGATATTAAGATAACGGCATCGGATATTAATGATGAAGTTCTTAAATTTGCAAAAATAGGTGCATATGATAATAGATCAATAAAAGATGTACCACCGGAGTATCTTAATAAATACTTTGTAAAAAGAAATGAAAAATATTTAGTTAATTTGAAGATTAGGAAACCATTGGAATTTAAAAGGTTAAATTTTTTTGATTTTAGTGAAATGAAAAAAATGATAAATTATGATGTTATTTTTTGTAGAAATGCTCTGATTTATTTTAATGACCAATCAAGAAAAACAGTAATAGATAGTTTTTATTACAGTTTAAATCCAGGAGGTTTTATATTCCTCGGTCATTCAGAGTCTATAGGAAGAATAAGTTCTGCTTTCCAAGCTAAAAGAATTGGAAGTGGAATAGTTTATTCAAAACCTTTCAGAGAGGATTTGTAAGTATGAAAAAGATATTGATTGTTGATGATTCAGAAATGGTTAGAAATTTTTACAGCTATATTTTAAAAGTGTTTTCCATGGAATCAGATACGGCAGAAAATGGCTTAGTTGCTTATGAAAAAATATTAGAGAGTGAATTCAGTGTTATTATTACTGATATAAATATGCCAAAAATGAATGGGTATGAATTAGTAGAAGAAATAAGAAGATTAGAAATAAAGACTCCTATAATAGTAGTATCTACTCAGGATGAGCAAAAAGAAATATTAAAAAGCATGAAAGCTGGCGCGAATATATTTCTTATTAAACCTACAGAACCTGATAAATTTATACATACAGTTAAAGAAATCCTTAGAAAAGAGAGTGTGTAGGTATGAGCTATACGTTTGAAAGTACAGATTTAGAAATATTAAATTTATTTATAGAAGAAGCTGTAGAGTCTTCAAATCAAGTTGAAAAAGAAATATTAAAACTTGAAACAAATGCAGAGAAGGATGAGTTGATTAATGATGTTTTTAGAGCTATTCACAGTATAAAAGGCGGCTCATCATTTTTAGGTCTTGTAGGAATTACAAAATTAAGTCATAGGATGGAGACTGCATTAGATTATTTAAGGAAAAAAAAGATAGAGATAAGTACTGAATTTGTGGATTGTTTTATAGAAGGATTAGATTTGCTAAGCAGTTTTATATATGATATCCAAGATAAAGTTAATATTATAAATTCTGAAGGAATAGAAGGAAAATTTGAAATAGAATTAAAAAACGAAGATAAAATTGCAGAGATTCTTGTTAAAGTTGAGAATATCTTAGATAATGAACAAGAAAAAGTCAAAGAAGAAGTAAAAGATGATAAAAGCGAAGAGGCGTTCTTTTTTGAAATTGATCCTAAAGATTTAGATGAATTTAAAGAACAATTTATAACAGAAGCTTTAGAACATATAGAAAAAGTAGAGAATGACTACTTGGTTAAGCTAGATAAAAACGAAAATGATGCAATCACAATAAATGATCTTTTTAGAAGTATTCATAGTATAAAAGGTATTACTGGTGTATTGTTAGGAATACTAAAAGAAGATAATAATTGTTTTGCTTGTGTTAAGGGTATATCGTTAGTGTCTCATTCTTTTGAGACTTTATTGTCAATTTTTAGAGATAAAAATTTTAGTTTCAAAAGGGAAGATATTAATTTAAGTTATGAAATTATAGATTATATAAAATTATGTGTAAGTGTAATCAGCGGAGTTAGCGAAGTTTATATACCTGCGCAGATAATTCTTGATAAAATTAATAAACAAATTGAAAATTTATCAAAGGATTTAAAGGAACATTCAGAACAGGAAAATAAAAAAATAAAAAATGAAAGTAATTCTAATACTAATGATGAAGTGATAAAAGAAGCACTAAAAAAAGAAACTCAGTTGCAAAGCAT
This genomic interval carries:
- a CDS encoding CheR family methyltransferase — translated: MILSEILYEKFTEFIYRKTGLYYETNKKYFVEKRIENRTIELGFSDYKEYYNLIKFSVDETEFYKLVNDLTVNETYFFRDFPQLQNFAEKVLPIIVKEKEKNNDYTLNIWSAACSRGDEPYTLAIILNEMLDKPEKWDIKITASDINDEVLKFAKIGAYDNRSIKDVPPEYLNKYFVKRNEKYLVNLKIRKPLEFKRLNFFDFSEMKKMINYDVIFCRNALIYFNDQSRKTVIDSFYYSLNPGGFIFLGHSESIGRISSAFQAKRIGSGIVYSKPFREDL
- a CDS encoding response regulator — protein: MKKILIVDDSEMVRNFYSYILKVFSMESDTAENGLVAYEKILESEFSVIITDINMPKMNGYELVEEIRRLEIKTPIIVVSTQDEQKEILKSMKAGANIFLIKPTEPDKFIHTVKEILRKESV